The following are from one region of the Simiduia agarivorans SA1 = DSM 21679 genome:
- a CDS encoding response regulator, which yields MACVLVVDDSVSMRGMVAATLAADGHRVVEAEDGVEALARAQAAQFDAVITDVNMPRMDGITLVRELRKLTQFKYTPILVLTTESSVEKKQEGRAAGATGWLVKPFNPEKLLATVARVLD from the coding sequence ATGGCATGTGTTCTGGTGGTAGATGATTCTGTGTCCATGCGCGGTATGGTAGCCGCCACCTTGGCAGCAGATGGGCATCGGGTGGTGGAGGCCGAGGATGGCGTTGAAGCACTGGCCCGGGCGCAAGCCGCGCAATTTGATGCGGTAATTACCGATGTCAATATGCCCCGCATGGATGGAATTACGCTGGTGCGAGAATTGAGAAAATTAACGCAGTTCAAATATACGCCCATTCTGGTGTTAACCACTGAGTCTTCGGTGGAAAAAAAGCAGGAAGGGCGAGCGGCTGGTGCAACGGGATGGCTGGTAAAGCCTTTCAATCCCGAAAAATTATTGGCCACCGTGGCGCGTGTACTGGATTAA
- a CDS encoding diguanylate cyclase domain-containing protein → MRLGKLIWILSALLWANNNHSSELALTPAQHQYLSDKGRIAYCVDPDWHPFESIEQGMHIGMSRDYINLLESMIGTSFFLVPTRSWSQTLKYLAERRCDMIPMLNHTEERAQFARFTDVYFRDPNVMVVRLEHKHSINNYEDLTASHKVAVIKGYMQDEFLRKHFPHINTLPVNSELDGLIQVSRGKADAIAGSLLAMTYHIQNLGLSNLHIASDLPQRDELRMAVHKDDPELQRILDTALAHIEHQQHAEIYRHWNPISISRKTDYSLAWQVGTLFLLILGVMVERYWSVRLLNHRLAESNQQLRQAQSQLEIKNEHLTHLSRYDSLTGALNRRAMRELAEDELQRWKRQPSIISLLVLDLDKFKLINDNFGHTIGDQVLKNFTQRVNHCLRETDRLARWGGEEFLIICHHQHKDDATILIDRIMTAIRAAPDNNLPEYRCSIGFAYYQAGDSFERWFERADEALYQAKSAGGDQYCESSQNT, encoded by the coding sequence ATGCGACTCGGAAAACTGATCTGGATACTCAGCGCCCTGCTGTGGGCGAACAACAATCACAGCTCTGAGTTGGCACTGACCCCAGCGCAGCATCAATACCTGTCGGACAAAGGTCGCATCGCCTATTGCGTGGATCCGGATTGGCATCCGTTTGAATCCATTGAACAAGGCATGCATATTGGCATGTCGAGAGACTACATTAACCTGTTGGAATCCATGATCGGGACCAGCTTTTTCCTGGTGCCCACCCGATCCTGGAGCCAGACACTGAAATATCTGGCCGAGCGTCGTTGCGATATGATCCCGATGCTGAACCATACCGAAGAACGCGCACAATTTGCCCGCTTTACCGACGTGTACTTCAGGGATCCCAATGTGATGGTCGTCCGGCTCGAACACAAGCACAGTATCAACAACTATGAAGACCTGACGGCGTCTCATAAGGTTGCCGTTATCAAAGGCTATATGCAGGATGAATTTCTGCGCAAGCATTTTCCGCACATCAATACATTGCCCGTGAATTCGGAATTAGATGGCCTGATACAGGTATCACGGGGAAAGGCTGACGCCATCGCCGGGTCACTTCTGGCCATGACCTACCACATTCAAAATCTGGGCTTATCCAATCTTCATATTGCATCAGATCTGCCACAGCGCGACGAACTGCGGATGGCAGTCCACAAGGATGACCCTGAACTGCAACGTATACTCGATACCGCTCTGGCCCATATCGAACATCAACAGCATGCCGAAATCTACCGCCACTGGAATCCTATCAGCATTTCACGAAAAACGGATTACAGCCTGGCCTGGCAGGTCGGCACTTTATTTCTTCTGATATTGGGGGTCATGGTAGAGCGCTACTGGTCGGTTCGCCTGCTCAACCACCGACTGGCCGAATCCAATCAGCAATTGCGCCAGGCGCAATCACAACTCGAAATAAAAAATGAACACCTGACACATCTATCACGCTACGACAGCCTGACCGGCGCCCTGAACCGGCGAGCCATGCGAGAGCTAGCAGAGGATGAATTGCAACGCTGGAAACGCCAGCCGAGCATTATCAGCTTGCTGGTGCTGGATCTGGACAAGTTCAAACTTATCAACGACAACTTCGGACACACGATTGGCGATCAGGTGCTCAAAAACTTTACGCAACGGGTCAATCATTGCCTGCGGGAAACCGACCGATTGGCGCGCTGGGGTGGCGAAGAATTCCTGATTATATGTCATCACCAGCACAAAGATGACGCCACCATTCTGATCGACCGGATAATGACCGCAATCAGAGCCGCACCGGATAATAACCTGCCTGAATACCGCTGCAGTATTGGCTTCGCCTACTATCAGGCCGGCGACAGTTTTGAGCGTTGGTTTGAACGTGCAGATGAAGCGCTGTACCAAGCCAAAAGCGCTGGAGGCGATCAATACTGTGAATCAAGCCAGAACACATAA
- a CDS encoding CheR family methyltransferase, which translates to MYELSAADFRFLCSLVYEHSGIVLGEAKRHMLYRRIMRRIRILKIDSFAGYCNYIRRNAQQELPAFINAVTTNLTRFFREYHHFEYLKQEYLPQLKRAGSGRVRLWSAGCSTGEEAYSLAMCLRSVFADHELDDKLILATDLDTEVLDVASQGCYPMSAVKDIAPAEQARYFLKDKRNALCKVKPEISTLIRFRQLNLLNEWPMRGQFDVIFCRNVLIYFDRETQYQVVSRLAQRLHSGGLLCLGHSESLDRRVMGLVPVGRTMFRRQ; encoded by the coding sequence TTGTACGAACTGTCAGCTGCCGATTTTCGTTTTCTGTGCAGTTTAGTGTATGAGCATTCTGGCATTGTTTTGGGTGAAGCCAAGAGACACATGCTATACCGCCGCATCATGCGTCGAATCAGGATTCTGAAAATTGATAGCTTTGCCGGTTACTGCAACTATATTCGGCGCAATGCGCAACAAGAGTTACCGGCTTTTATAAATGCGGTTACCACTAACCTGACCCGATTTTTTCGGGAGTATCATCATTTTGAATATTTGAAACAGGAATATTTGCCCCAGCTCAAACGTGCCGGCTCAGGTCGAGTCCGGCTCTGGAGCGCTGGCTGCTCTACGGGGGAGGAAGCCTATTCCCTGGCGATGTGCCTGAGATCAGTTTTTGCAGATCATGAGCTTGACGATAAGCTGATACTGGCGACCGATCTGGACACGGAGGTGCTCGATGTGGCCAGTCAGGGGTGTTACCCCATGTCGGCGGTTAAAGATATCGCGCCGGCCGAACAAGCCAGGTATTTTTTAAAAGATAAACGCAATGCATTGTGCAAAGTAAAACCAGAGATATCTACTTTGATTCGCTTTCGCCAGTTGAATCTGTTGAACGAATGGCCAATGCGAGGTCAGTTTGACGTCATTTTTTGTCGTAATGTGTTGATTTATTTTGATCGCGAAACCCAGTATCAGGTGGTCTCCCGCTTGGCTCAGAGACTGCACTCAGGCGGGCTGCTATGTCTGGGGCACAGCGAATCGCTTGATCGGCGGGTGATGGGGCTGGTGCCGGTGGGGCGAACCATGTTCAGGCGTCAATAA
- a CDS encoding chemotaxis protein CheW — protein MDFLIFDLAGERYALNASAVEEIRVWEGATPLPTLPAYVLGVVNLRGIIVPLIDLRARFGLAAIKPGKTSVVVYLNLPGHQHRIGLLVDNVQDMINIPAGSQLQPPGFGASIDVGFIESMFEGPYGLVLVLAMDALMDPDVMFRPLQSVQAG, from the coding sequence ATGGATTTTCTGATTTTTGATCTGGCGGGTGAGCGTTATGCATTGAATGCGTCAGCGGTAGAGGAAATTCGCGTCTGGGAGGGGGCGACACCCCTGCCAACCTTACCGGCTTATGTTCTGGGTGTGGTCAATTTGCGTGGCATCATCGTGCCGCTGATCGATTTGCGTGCGCGCTTTGGATTGGCGGCTATAAAACCGGGGAAAACCTCCGTAGTGGTCTATCTGAATTTACCGGGTCATCAACATAGGATTGGACTGTTGGTGGATAACGTGCAAGACATGATCAATATCCCGGCCGGAAGCCAGTTACAGCCCCCCGGTTTCGGAGCGTCCATCGATGTTGGTTTTATCGAGTCCATGTTCGAGGGGCCGTATGGATTGGTTCTGGTGTTGGCAATGGATGCACTGATGGATCCGGATGTCATGTTCAGACCCCTGCAATCCGTGCAGGCGGGCTGA
- a CDS encoding protein-glutamate methylesterase/protein-glutamine glutaminase, with protein sequence MKQISVIVVDDSRLVRELLTEIINADPVLNVVACAEDAYQARELIKLHNPQVITLDVEMPGMNGIAFLKNLMRLRPMPVLMVSTLTARGSDITLEALELGAVDYVTKPVGDPEHGLQRLAGEIVQKLKACARANITAIEHNAKQHQFSEVRVVKPDPAAVNPFDVIVIGASTGGTEAIKEILCSLPMGMPPVVLVQHLPPKFAENFARRLGVITAFQVMAVSEGIVGLQQNTVYLAGGDWHLEINRCATGRIGLKVSDTAKVNRHRPSVDVLFNSVAEHVKDRAIGVLLTGMGMDGAAGLGRMRSAGAYTLAQDKDSCVVWGMPRVAMEQGAVEEVKPLCEMAGRLVQLCFGRRSG encoded by the coding sequence ATGAAACAGATCAGTGTCATAGTAGTAGACGATTCTCGCCTGGTCCGTGAACTGTTGACCGAAATCATAAACGCTGATCCAGTGTTGAATGTAGTTGCCTGTGCAGAAGACGCTTACCAAGCGCGAGAACTCATTAAGCTGCACAATCCGCAGGTTATAACGCTCGATGTGGAAATGCCCGGCATGAATGGGATTGCGTTTCTCAAAAACCTGATGCGTTTGCGGCCGATGCCTGTGCTCATGGTCTCAACGCTCACCGCGCGCGGCTCAGACATCACATTAGAAGCGTTGGAGTTAGGGGCGGTTGACTATGTCACCAAACCCGTAGGTGACCCGGAGCATGGTTTGCAGCGATTGGCCGGTGAGATTGTACAGAAGCTCAAGGCCTGTGCCCGCGCAAATATCACCGCAATTGAGCACAATGCCAAGCAACATCAGTTCAGTGAAGTCCGGGTAGTGAAGCCCGACCCGGCAGCCGTGAACCCTTTTGATGTTATTGTCATTGGCGCCTCAACTGGCGGTACAGAGGCGATTAAAGAGATTTTATGCAGTTTGCCCATGGGCATGCCGCCGGTAGTTCTGGTGCAGCATCTGCCGCCAAAGTTTGCAGAAAACTTTGCCAGGCGATTAGGTGTGATTACGGCTTTCCAGGTGATGGCGGTCAGCGAAGGTATCGTTGGATTACAGCAGAATACGGTCTACCTGGCGGGGGGAGATTGGCATCTTGAAATTAACCGGTGTGCTACAGGTCGTATAGGCCTGAAAGTGTCAGATACGGCCAAAGTCAATCGGCACCGGCCATCGGTGGACGTACTGTTTAACTCAGTCGCCGAACATGTAAAAGACCGGGCGATCGGTGTGCTGTTGACCGGTATGGGTATGGACGGAGCGGCAGGCCTTGGCCGGATGCGTTCAGCCGGGGCCTATACACTGGCACAGGATAAGGACTCCTGTGTCGTGTGGGGTATGCCCCGCGTAGCGATGGAGCAGGGCGCAGTAGAGGAGGTGAAGCCATTGTGCGAAATGGCCGGACGTTTGGTGCAGCTTTGTTTCGGGCGTCGTAGTGGTTAG
- the cheD gene encoding chemoreceptor glutamine deamidase CheD, producing the protein MARLEISVPVRAGFEHINRYWDRQRHRVTAKILPGEFFVSVHQELIATTLGSCVAACLWDARAGVGGMNHFMLAVTGDHPDAVRWGNQLSEATRYGNYAMEHLINEMLKAGARREQLVAKVFGGANLIAGMSDIGRVNSEFVCRYLRDEKITLVSKDLLGASARKVLFDPVNGKVFIKRLPEMGNRTVQSRESTYREGITNQSMDGDIELFE; encoded by the coding sequence ATGGCCAGGCTTGAAATCAGTGTGCCGGTCAGGGCCGGTTTTGAACACATTAACCGGTATTGGGATCGGCAGCGTCATCGTGTAACCGCTAAGATACTGCCCGGCGAGTTTTTTGTATCGGTGCATCAGGAGTTAATCGCAACCACGCTGGGATCTTGCGTCGCCGCCTGCTTATGGGATGCGCGCGCCGGAGTGGGGGGGATGAATCATTTTATGCTGGCGGTTACAGGGGATCATCCCGACGCCGTGCGATGGGGCAACCAGTTAAGCGAAGCAACCCGTTACGGCAATTATGCGATGGAGCATCTGATCAACGAAATGCTCAAAGCGGGCGCGCGGCGGGAGCAGTTGGTGGCTAAGGTATTTGGTGGTGCAAACTTAATTGCCGGGATGAGTGATATCGGCAGGGTCAATAGTGAATTTGTCTGTCGCTATTTACGGGATGAGAAAATAACGCTGGTCTCCAAGGATTTGCTCGGCGCGTCGGCGCGCAAAGTGCTATTTGACCCGGTTAATGGCAAGGTGTTTATTAAGCGACTGCCGGAGATGGGTAACCGGACCGTGCAAAGCAGAGAAAGTACTTATCGGGAAGGTATCACTAATCAATCCATGGACGGTGATATTGAATTGTTCGAGTAG
- a CDS encoding chemotaxis protein CheW, whose product MPLPDTASQSVGAPLVLQDLAADEQAIDLLHDLDMLVQGNQLMTLLVGDEYYAIDIRAVTEIRRYSNATRLPNASDHVLGVINMRGDIVPILDLRLLLGVGDAKVVDTTVVIILSECVEGTRRSLGFVVDAVTDVIAQDSGSVQVGTPGANQIPYELYAGLISLEDKTLTLLDTQKMLALESD is encoded by the coding sequence ATGCCGTTGCCTGATACTGCCAGTCAATCAGTCGGTGCGCCTTTGGTGTTGCAGGATCTGGCGGCTGATGAGCAGGCAATCGATCTGTTGCACGATTTGGATATGCTGGTGCAGGGTAACCAGCTGATGACATTGTTGGTGGGGGATGAGTACTACGCTATTGATATTCGGGCAGTGACTGAGATAAGACGCTATTCCAACGCAACACGTCTGCCGAACGCATCCGATCATGTTTTGGGTGTGATCAATATGCGTGGGGACATAGTCCCTATACTGGATTTGCGTTTGCTGCTTGGTGTGGGTGATGCAAAGGTGGTGGATACAACGGTGGTTATCATTCTGTCCGAGTGTGTTGAGGGCACGCGTCGATCGCTGGGGTTTGTGGTAGATGCAGTAACGGACGTAATCGCACAGGATAGCGGGTCGGTACAGGTCGGAACGCCTGGCGCAAATCAGATCCCGTATGAATTATATGCCGGGCTGATAAGCCTGGAAGATAAAACGTTAACGCTTTTGGATACCCAGAAAATGTTGGCGCTGGAGTCAGATTAA
- a CDS encoding methyl-accepting chemotaxis protein, translated as MEADHMQSHFQSAINNALTAIMMIDRDFKITYMNRATLQLFRKHESSLRSVWPAFEATEEYLMGGCIDQFHQNPEHQRRLLSNPSNLPHKADIQIGPLTIELNVTAIIDKQGNYVGNTLEWSDVTDAREHEQASYRFRSSVGAMTNCLMMADLEGNIVYANNAVKSMLRNREPELRKSFPNFSVDRLVGTNFDTFHQNPAHQKAILSNPANLPYVANIKVADLHFRLTAIPLLDDIGNHLGNAVQWEDTTHIRETETLLEGLIKSASEGDLSARIDTEGYQGFDKIIFSAINELLDSVSRPIDEAIRVAEAVSGGNLGEVVQGNFGGRFSDLAGGLNASNAKLSELVGEIKLASRTVLDAAREIAQGNLDLSQRTENQASSLEETASAMEQLASTLSENVNRTSEASELSRKAMTKASDGTQVVASAIDAMDAIKRTSKKIEDIIGVIDEIAFQTNLLALNAAVEAARAGEQGRGFAVVAAEVRNLAQRSASAAKEIKSLISDSVEAVGEGSRLVKNTGDTLKDLSDAVMSVESYISEINIASKEQAAGINEVSQAVSQMDEMTQQNAALVEQASASSRAMEEQARSLLDLVSYFSQDDMPMTRPKRRQLPDARPAVRPAGGRHTSGGEEWEEF; from the coding sequence ATGGAAGCTGATCATATGCAGTCGCACTTTCAATCTGCGATCAATAATGCCCTTACCGCCATCATGATGATAGATCGGGATTTCAAAATCACCTATATGAATCGCGCCACGCTGCAACTGTTCAGGAAGCATGAAAGCAGTTTGCGCAGTGTGTGGCCTGCATTTGAAGCTACAGAAGAGTATTTGATGGGAGGCTGTATCGATCAGTTCCATCAAAACCCGGAGCATCAGCGACGACTGTTATCCAATCCCAGCAATCTGCCCCACAAGGCGGATATTCAGATCGGGCCCTTAACAATCGAACTCAACGTGACGGCCATAATAGACAAGCAAGGTAACTACGTTGGTAATACGCTGGAATGGAGTGATGTAACCGATGCCCGAGAGCATGAACAGGCCAGCTACCGGTTCAGAAGCTCCGTTGGCGCCATGACAAACTGTTTAATGATGGCGGATCTGGAGGGCAACATTGTATACGCCAATAATGCGGTTAAATCCATGCTGAGAAACCGTGAGCCGGAGTTGCGCAAGAGCTTTCCCAATTTTTCGGTGGATAGATTGGTGGGTACCAATTTTGATACCTTTCATCAGAATCCTGCGCATCAGAAGGCCATTCTGTCTAATCCGGCGAATTTACCGTATGTGGCCAATATTAAGGTAGCGGACTTGCACTTCAGGCTGACAGCCATCCCGCTTCTGGATGATATAGGAAACCATCTTGGCAATGCAGTGCAATGGGAAGACACAACTCATATCAGAGAAACAGAAACTTTATTGGAAGGGCTGATCAAGTCCGCGAGCGAGGGCGATTTGTCTGCACGTATAGACACTGAAGGTTATCAGGGTTTTGATAAGATCATTTTCAGTGCCATTAATGAGTTGCTGGACTCTGTCAGCCGCCCCATCGATGAGGCCATACGGGTGGCCGAAGCGGTTTCCGGTGGCAATCTGGGTGAAGTGGTGCAGGGTAATTTTGGCGGTCGGTTCTCTGATTTGGCGGGTGGTCTTAATGCCAGTAATGCAAAGTTAAGTGAACTGGTCGGGGAGATAAAACTGGCCTCACGTACAGTGCTGGACGCCGCCAGAGAAATCGCCCAGGGCAATCTGGATCTCAGTCAGCGAACAGAAAATCAGGCCTCCTCATTGGAAGAAACGGCCAGCGCCATGGAGCAACTGGCTTCCACGCTGTCTGAAAATGTAAACCGAACGTCAGAGGCTTCGGAGCTGTCTCGCAAAGCGATGACTAAAGCCTCCGATGGCACCCAAGTCGTTGCTTCAGCGATCGACGCGATGGATGCCATCAAGCGTACCAGCAAAAAAATTGAGGATATTATTGGCGTCATCGACGAAATTGCCTTTCAGACTAATCTGTTGGCGCTCAATGCGGCGGTGGAAGCTGCGCGAGCGGGAGAGCAGGGTAGAGGCTTCGCAGTTGTTGCTGCAGAAGTCCGCAATCTGGCACAACGCAGCGCCAGTGCTGCCAAAGAAATCAAATCCCTGATCAGCGACAGCGTAGAGGCCGTTGGCGAAGGTTCCCGTCTGGTCAAAAATACGGGCGATACGTTGAAAGATTTGTCGGACGCTGTGATGTCTGTGGAAAGCTATATCAGCGAAATCAATATCGCCAGCAAAGAGCAGGCAGCAGGGATCAATGAAGTGTCCCAAGCGGTGTCTCAAATGGACGAAATGACACAGCAAAACGCCGCTCTGGTAGAGCAAGCATCGGCCTCCAGTCGGGCTATGGAGGAGCAAGCAAGAAGTTTACTCGATCTGGTTTCCTATTTTAGTCAGGATGATATGCCAATGACCCGCCCGAAGCGGCGCCAATTGCCTGATGCCCGGCCAGCTGTGCGGCCTGCCGGTGGGCGGCATACGTCAGGCGGTGAGGAATGGGAGGAGTTCTGA
- a CDS encoding chemotaxis protein CheA, translating to MSIDLSQFHQIFFDESLEGLDAMEQALLDVVKNGNASDSVINTIFRAAHSIKGGGGTFGFSDIAELTHHLETVLDQVRSHQRDLSDEVVEVAFQSCDILRRMIAGHQQKQPVPFEQYQGLHDSLVQLAEAGVSPSTIVAPKDTVTETVMDPVGHKEFAGAGAGADGTAVKSAPGERGGYAGGNQRWFIRFCPQPDILLTGNEPSRIFRELATLAKLDVRADSSRLPAFGQLEPDECFLSWKLCLEGDVSEAQIEEVFEWVSDSCELDIKPVSQVTVNTQAPVAGQATERNTLTESAPTENNAVADDALPDTHQGDNAITKPDTASGVQVTTASISSGEPTASQSTSIRVSTDRVDDLINLVGELVITQSMLNDMSRELENERFERLISGLQQLTQQTRDLQESVMRIRMLPISFVFNRFPRMLHDLSAKMGKRIRLDITGEQTELDKTVMERIGDPLVHLIRNAVDHGIEPAEIRLASDKPAEGVISLRAFHQGGNIVIEVKDDGAGIQLDRVRSRAVEKNLLAPNQTLTQAEAIELLFHPGFSTAEAVSEVSGRGVGMDVVRANIHELGGSIAVESEPGKGSRFRIQLPLTLAIVDGQLLGVAGDVYVAPLLNIVESVQVRRSGLRKAAANQCFYTLRDENIPVVSLEAIFGFNPQALVSENVLIVVVEAAGQKLALLVDELLGQQQVVIKSLSKNYRKVDGLAGATILGDGRVALILDVPGLYKLYQKGIGRRGLYAVA from the coding sequence ATGTCAATTGATCTCTCTCAGTTTCATCAGATCTTCTTTGACGAAAGTCTGGAGGGGCTGGATGCAATGGAACAGGCATTGCTTGACGTAGTTAAGAATGGCAATGCGTCAGACAGTGTGATTAATACCATATTCCGCGCAGCCCATTCTATCAAAGGCGGTGGGGGCACTTTCGGTTTTAGTGATATCGCTGAGTTAACCCATCACCTCGAGACGGTACTGGACCAGGTGCGCAGTCACCAACGGGATCTGTCAGACGAGGTGGTTGAGGTTGCATTTCAGAGTTGCGACATATTGCGCCGGATGATTGCCGGGCATCAACAAAAGCAACCGGTACCCTTCGAACAATACCAGGGGCTGCATGACAGTCTGGTTCAACTTGCGGAAGCTGGTGTGTCTCCGTCCACCATTGTCGCGCCAAAAGACACCGTCACTGAAACAGTCATGGATCCGGTCGGGCATAAGGAATTTGCAGGCGCTGGCGCTGGCGCAGATGGCACGGCGGTCAAATCAGCGCCAGGCGAACGCGGAGGGTATGCGGGTGGCAATCAGCGATGGTTTATTCGTTTTTGTCCACAGCCCGATATTCTGCTCACGGGTAACGAGCCTTCACGGATATTTCGCGAATTGGCCACATTAGCCAAGCTGGATGTGCGCGCAGACAGTTCGCGTCTGCCGGCATTTGGCCAGCTGGAACCCGATGAGTGCTTTCTGTCATGGAAACTTTGTCTTGAAGGCGATGTGAGTGAAGCTCAGATAGAGGAAGTGTTTGAGTGGGTATCCGATAGTTGTGAGCTGGACATCAAGCCCGTGAGTCAGGTTACCGTTAATACTCAGGCGCCGGTTGCTGGTCAGGCAACCGAACGGAATACTCTGACCGAATCTGCACCTACCGAGAATAATGCCGTAGCAGATGACGCTCTCCCAGATACCCATCAGGGTGACAACGCTATAACCAAACCGGACACCGCCAGCGGGGTGCAGGTAACAACCGCCAGTATATCATCCGGGGAGCCGACAGCCTCGCAAAGTACATCAATCAGGGTCAGTACTGACCGGGTAGATGATCTGATAAATCTGGTGGGCGAGTTGGTGATTACCCAATCCATGCTGAATGACATGAGTCGGGAGCTTGAGAACGAGCGTTTTGAGCGCCTGATTTCCGGGTTGCAGCAACTCACCCAGCAAACCCGGGATTTGCAGGAAAGTGTGATGCGTATCCGCATGTTACCCATCAGCTTCGTATTCAACCGTTTTCCGCGCATGCTGCACGATTTGTCCGCAAAAATGGGCAAGCGTATACGACTGGATATTACCGGTGAACAAACCGAGTTGGATAAGACAGTCATGGAGCGCATTGGTGATCCCTTGGTGCACCTGATTCGCAATGCGGTTGACCATGGCATTGAACCAGCCGAAATCAGGCTTGCGTCAGATAAGCCAGCGGAGGGCGTGATAAGCCTCCGGGCCTTTCATCAGGGCGGGAATATTGTTATCGAAGTCAAAGACGATGGTGCGGGTATTCAACTGGACCGAGTGAGGTCGCGCGCGGTAGAAAAAAACCTGCTCGCGCCGAATCAAACGCTCACTCAGGCTGAAGCGATAGAGTTACTTTTCCATCCGGGGTTCTCCACAGCAGAAGCTGTGAGTGAAGTCAGTGGGCGCGGTGTTGGCATGGATGTGGTTCGCGCCAATATTCATGAGCTAGGCGGTTCGATTGCGGTGGAGTCCGAGCCCGGTAAAGGCTCCCGGTTCCGTATCCAACTGCCTCTGACGCTTGCGATAGTGGATGGACAGCTGCTGGGTGTGGCGGGTGACGTGTATGTGGCGCCACTGCTCAATATAGTGGAATCTGTGCAAGTGCGACGTAGTGGGTTGCGCAAGGCGGCTGCTAATCAATGTTTTTATACCTTGCGAGACGAGAACATACCCGTCGTCAGTCTCGAGGCAATTTTCGGATTTAACCCCCAGGCATTGGTATCGGAAAATGTCCTCATCGTAGTGGTTGAGGCGGCTGGACAAAAATTGGCCCTCCTGGTTGATGAGCTGCTTGGCCAGCAGCAGGTAGTGATAAAAAGCCTATCAAAAAATTACCGCAAGGTAGACGGTTTGGCAGGTGCGACGATATTGGGTGACGGGAGGGTTGCCTTGATTCTGGATGTGCCGGGTTTGTACAAGCTGTATCAGAAAGGTATTGGTCGCAGGGGGCTTTATGCCGTTGCCTGA